GTCCTAAATATTCTAGCATAAATTTCTTCAGTTATATCATATATTTCCATTATTTTTTCTTTTTTTTCTGTCAAAATCTTATATTTCACAATTTTAAAGATTTCTTCCTTTATTTTATTCCCACTAATTCCGTTATTTCCCTTCCATTCCAAATTTTTAAAAATAATCTCAAATGATTTTTCTGGTACAAATTTCTGAATTTCTTCTAGTTTCCAAAAGATTTTTTCTTCTGCTTTTACATTTTTCAAACTTTCTAAACTTATTTTTTCTCCAATGCTTTGCTTTTTCTCAAAATTATAATTTTTTTTAGCAATTTCTTTTGAATTTTCTACTCCTCTATTTTTTAAAAAACTACATTTTTTTTCAGCAATAGAATTTTTTATTTTTTCAAAATCAAATTTTTCCTTAGAAAATTTATTCAAAATCTTCTCCAATTCATTTCTCAAAAACGAAGCACTAGCAAACTCTTCCCTATCCTCAGAAACTTTCTCTTCATTATATTCTGAAATTTCTCTTTTTATAATATACGGTTTTATTTTAAGATTGCTATTTTCTATCTCACGCATATATTCTAGAGCCAAAATATTATTTGACTTCACAATTTCATCTAGATTATATTCCTTTAATGCCAGTCTTTGAGAAGTGCTGTAACTGTTGCCTTTTTTCATATATTCCATAAGCTTGTCCTTATAATCCTGCCTTTTCTGCAGTTCAAGCACCTTTTGCAAAACCTCAATATTTTCCTCTTCCGCTCCAAAAACCTGAATATCTATACCCAAATAATCCAAAATTTTTGTTGCCATCCTTGAAAAAATTTCCGCATTCTGAATTGAATAATAAAGTGGCAACTCCACAACTAAGTCAACTCCGCATCCTAAGCTAACATGTGTTTTCTCCCACTTATCCAAAAACGAAATTTCTCCCCGCTGAACAAAATCTCCGCTTATCACTACCACAATCAAGACATCTTCACCAAATATCTCTTTAATTTCCCTGATTTGATACAAATGTCCATTGTGAAATGGATTATATTCAGCTACAATTCCTATTTTCAACAATTTTCTCTCCTAAAAACTTTTCTTACGTTATATATATTATACCATATAATAATCTGATTTTTGTAAAAATGTATTGACTTTTTAAAAAAATATGCTATACTATAAAAAATGAAACGTTTCATTTTTTGTGAAATGAAAGTTAAAATAAATTTTTAGGAGGATTTGCTATGGCGGATAAGAATTATGAAAAAACTGCAAAAGAAATATTAGATGCGATTGGTGGAAAAGAAAATGTTGTAAGCGGTGCACATTGTGCGACAAGACTTAGACTTGTATTGAAAGATGATTCAAAAATAAGTAAGGATAAACTTGATAATATTGAACTGGTAAAAGGTTCTTTTAATAATGCGGGACAATTTCAGATAATACTTGGAACTGGAATTGTAAACGAAGTATTTAAATTTTTTAGTCAAGCTGCTGAATTATCTGAAGTTGGAAAAGAAGAACTTAAAGAAATTGCGGCTAAAAAAGGGAATGTATTTCAACGTATGTTAAAATCCCTTGCTGATGTATTTGTTCCGATTTTGCCAGCTCTAGT
The Leptotrichia trevisanii DSM 22070 DNA segment above includes these coding regions:
- a CDS encoding tRNA(Met) cytidine acetate ligase, with translation MLKIGIVAEYNPFHNGHLYQIREIKEIFGEDVLIVVVISGDFVQRGEISFLDKWEKTHVSLGCGVDLVVELPLYYSIQNAEIFSRMATKILDYLGIDIQVFGAEEENIEVLQKVLELQKRQDYKDKLMEYMKKGNSYSTSQRLALKEYNLDEIVKSNNILALEYMREIENSNLKIKPYIIKREISEYNEEKVSEDREEFASASFLRNELEKILNKFSKEKFDFEKIKNSIAEKKCSFLKNRGVENSKEIAKKNYNFEKKQSIGEKISLESLKNVKAEEKIFWKLEEIQKFVPEKSFEIIFKNLEWKGNNGISGNKIKEEIFKIVKYKILTEKKEKIMEIYDITEEIYARIFRTMSISQNYLEFLKNTKSRNLSNKRVERIILNILLNIKAEMMDFEINYVRVLGFNKKGQEYLKEIRENNKIESFNVENNFHKKNIFVNWKDIEKFGNSDKNNENSEIQENLLEKIKVEKNGFLVKELILGKKEKLNPIVCLD